The following proteins are co-located in the Osmia bicornis bicornis unplaced genomic scaffold, iOsmBic2.1, whole genome shotgun sequence genome:
- the LOC123989275 gene encoding uncharacterized protein LOC123989275 translates to MRDDNVTTEQEHEALASSTPKPRKRVSWGSPLSTREPTQPSTDQGDSEHEPSSHDLSNTDTVGQTTRISCDLPSPSEILDIPQSTFRTPEFTREWKEIDNIYAPNLPVTTSPTTAKAAHCKIVISKAPLTEGPGNIAHFIPADKILTSPTCRTLKALGMLSETNLLTEDLTEGRVIVTQAEERRIFSIVGAKYFFQTIEQHQISYLLYALKLAAKIEGGDNLRIPTSGETMLNAQTLQQRLSEVFNEEPITITICTGEIQTPPEDHREDIIRHYHESLIGGHKGVTKTYQRIRNVFDWPRMHRDVEDYIRSCKSCQEQKLVRIKTREPMLITDTPAKPFDKVALDTVGPLPFTPSGNRHILTLQCQLSKFCMAIPLPDIRAETIADAFSRYFIAMFGAPRAILTDRGTSFINQVLKGIAKTLVSNTLLPPVIDLKLTVPLSVVTTYSSNT, encoded by the coding sequence ATGAGGGATGACAACGTCACCACGGAGCAAGAGCATGAGGCACTGGCGAGTAGTACCCCAAAACCAAGAAAACGTGTATCTTGGGGGTCACCTCTCTCCACCCGGGAACCTACGCAGCCATCCACGGATCAAGGTGATTCAGAACATGAACCGTCCTCGCACGACCTCTCAAATACAGATACCGTCGGACAAACGACACGCATCTCCTGTGATCTGCCGTCCCCTTCAGAAATATTAGATATACCGCAGTCAACGTTTAGGACCCCAGAATTTACTCGCGAATGGAAGGAAATCGACAATATTTACGCACCAAATCTACCGGTCACCACCAGCCCAACAACGGCTAAGGCAGCTCACTGcaaaatagtaatttctaaAGCTCCTCTCACGGAGGGCCCTGGTAATATCGCGCACTTTATCCCTGCCGATAAAATTCTCACCAGCCCTACCTGCAGAACTTTAAAAGCTCTAGGAATGCTCTCCGAAACAAACCTGCTCACTGAAGACCTAACCGAAGGCCGTGTAATCGTCACCCAAGCCGAAGAAAGGCGAATCTTTAGCATCGTAGGCGCTAAATACTTCTTCCAGACTATCGAACAACACCAGATATCTTACTTATTGTATGCTCTAAAACTGGCAGCAAAAATAGAAGGAGGAGATAATCTTCGCATCCCAACGAGCGGAGAAACGATGTTGAATGCGCAAACCCTACAACAACGATTGTCCGAAGTCTTCAACGAAGAACCGATCACAATAACAATATGCACAGGCGAAATACAAACTCCACCAGAAGATCATCGAGAGGATATCATTCGACATTATCACGAAAGTTTAATAGGAGGCCACAAAGGAGTAACCAAAACATATCAACGCATACGGAATGTTTTCGATTGGCCTAGAATGCATCGAGATGTAGAAGATTACATTCGATCCTGCAAAAGCTGCCAAGAACAAAAATTAGTGCGTATCAAAACACGAGAACCGATGCTTATTACAGATACTCCAGCCAAACCTTTCGATAAGGTAGCTTTAGACACAGTCGGACCTCTTCCTTTCACCCCAAGCGGAAATCGTCATATCCTTACACTGCAATGTCAACTCTCAAAATTTTGCATGGCTATTCCGTTACCAGATATCCGAGCCGAAACCATAGCAGACGCCTTCTCGCGTTACTTTATCGCAATGTTCGGCGCGCCACGGGCAATCCTCACGGATCGCGGAACGTCATTTATTAATCAAGTTCTTAAAGGAATAGCAAAGACTTTGGTTTCGAACACGTTACTACCTCCGGTTATAGACCTCAAACTAACGGTTCCCTTGAGCGTAGTCACCACGTACTCATCGAATACTTAA